The Pecten maximus chromosome 11, xPecMax1.1, whole genome shotgun sequence genome has a segment encoding these proteins:
- the LOC117338135 gene encoding histidine N-alpha-methyltransferase-like: MENTKDKLVKGLTSNPKYLPHWYNYDNVGSEIQYRTVTEPLAYYSTRSEMSILKHSVQDFIPQVPHDLTLVDLGSGNCFKIRLVIDELLRRQKNLTFYPVDISESFLMKSAKALSEEYDCSLVVRPVAADYVTGIEQLKRVDGFKLITWFCGILNLPYNEQVDILRMISTVMTDKCVFVFSADVTQDKEAIIQAYHDKEGLVQAFNQHAIAKLNEEEGSRINLDMFTYNVDFISDSNPQYMSYTRAYLQSKEDICYSIPGLGIDLVMEKGEHLYFHEGDGFSCKYNMEQLQNIVKKAGLCLADSWLDEEKHVVFLQCTTV, translated from the exons ATGGAAAACACCAAAGATAAATTAGTGAAAGGGCTGACATCAAATCCGAAGTACCTTCCTCACTGGTATAACTACGACAATGTCGGGTCTGAAATTCAGTACAGGACAGTCACGGAACCGTTAGCCTACTATTCTACCAGGAGTGAAATGTCCATTCTGAAACacagtgtacag gattttatccCACAAGTTCCACACGATCTGACATTGGTTGATCTTGGAAGTGGAAACTGCTTCAAAATAAGGCTTGTCATAGATGAACTGCTGAGAAGGCAAAAAAACCTTACGTTCTACCCAGTAGACATTTCTGAAA GCTTTCTAATGAAATCAGCCAAGGCTTTGTCAGAGGAATACGATTGTTCTCTTGTAGTGAGACCTGTAGCTGCGGACTACGTAACAGGAATAGAGCAACTGAA ACGCGTGGATGGTTTTAAGTTGATAACTTGGTTCTGCGGTATCCTCAACTTACCGTATAATGAACAGGTGGATATCCTCAGAATGATTTCCACGGTGATGACAG ACAAGTGTGTGTTCGTGTTCAGTGCAGACGTGACACAAGACAAAGAGGCCATCATACAGGCCTATCATGACAAAGAAG GTCTCGTACAGGCATTCAATCAGCACGCCATTGCAAAGTTGAACGAAGAAGAAGGAAGTCGGATCAATCTAGACatgtttacatacaatgtagatttTATATCTGACAGTAATCCGCAATATATGAGCTACACGAGGGCCTACCTGCAGTCAAAGGAAGACATTTGTTACTCAATAC CTGGACTTGGTATTGACCTGGTAATGGAGAAGGGGGAACACCTTTATTTCCACGAGGGAGATGGATTCAGCTGTAAATATAATATGGAACAGCTACAAAACATTGTGAAGAAAGCCGGACTTTGCCTGGCGGACAGCTGGCTTGACGAAGAGAAACACGTTGTCTTTCTCCAATGTACAACTGTATAA
- the LOC117338121 gene encoding uncharacterized protein LOC117338121, whose protein sequence is MKMTKSDWRSKMSDYNLSDQLMITLESSDISTFDPMPAISLWMSGATRRLRQEKETSSAVTSAVAENPKEPEVVDIPTSTSTFKSAVTSAVAENPKEPEVVDIPTSISAFKLPDVQLTHVPTTASRATMTDIIPVPQMSTTGTMAEPISKAVPVAEYDEAYMSDDDYNDEAKEHLEKDVTLLKDRLHSASNAWQNFCDLWDIRVY, encoded by the exons ATGAAGATGACAAAAAGTGATTGGCGAAGCAAAATGTCAGATTACAACCTGTCTGACCAGTTGATGATCACGCTTGAATCAAGTGACATTAGTACATTTGACCCCATGCCAGCTATTTCCCTGTGGATGAGTGGCGCAACTCGTCGACTGCGACAGGAAAAGGAAACGAGT TCTGCAGTAACCAGTGCAGTAGCTGAAAATCCCAAGGAGCCTGAGGTAGTTGACATACCAACATCCACATCAACATTTAAG TCTGCAGTAACCAGTGCAGTAGCTGAAAATCCCAAGGAGCCTGAGGTAGTTGACATACCAACATCCATATCAGCATTTAAG TTGCCAGATGTCCAGCTTACCCATGTGCCAACCACTGCAAGTCGGGCAACAATGACAGACATTATACCAGTGCCACAGATGTCAACAACGGGGACAATGGCAGAGCCAATCAGTAAGGCAGTGCCAGTGGCAGAATATGATGAAGCTTATATGTCTGACGATGATTACAACGATGAAGCGAAAGAACACCTGGAGAAAGATGTGACATTATTAAAAGACCGTCTGCATTCTGCATCAAATGCATGGCAAAATTTTTGCGACTTATGGGATATCCGGGTATATTAG